The following are from one region of the Cetobacterium somerae genome:
- a CDS encoding extracellular solute-binding protein — MKKIITLLSLVFLLLSCGNEKQKNENVLYLYGWADYIPTKIYEDFEKETGIKVIEDIYSSNEEMFAKIKAGGSGYDILTPSTDYAEILMNDGMLEKLDKSKLPSLNNIDPMVFEKLQYFDSNNDYAFPFAMGATTIAVNTKYVKDFPRDFTIYNNAEYKGKMTLLDDMREVMTSALGTLGYPQTTEDEAAISQAANLVKEWKKNIAKFDSESFGKGFANGDFWVVHCYPDNVLNELTPEQLETTEFIIPEKGGTAYIDSFVIPKTAPNKEAAYKFLDFVQRPENYKLIAEHLRIPSINIPARELITVEPLYSIDDLRHTEILRDIKNTLDLQSKYWQEILID, encoded by the coding sequence GTGAAAAAAATAATAACTTTATTATCTTTAGTTTTCCTACTACTTTCATGTGGTAACGAAAAACAAAAAAATGAGAATGTTCTTTATCTTTATGGATGGGCTGATTATATTCCCACTAAAATTTATGAAGATTTTGAAAAAGAAACGGGTATTAAAGTAATTGAAGATATTTATTCATCAAATGAAGAAATGTTTGCTAAAATTAAGGCTGGAGGATCTGGATATGATATCTTAACACCTTCAACTGACTATGCTGAAATTTTAATGAATGATGGAATGCTTGAAAAACTTGACAAGTCTAAATTGCCATCATTAAATAATATAGATCCTATGGTATTTGAAAAACTACAGTACTTTGATTCTAATAACGATTATGCTTTTCCTTTTGCAATGGGGGCTACAACTATAGCCGTAAACACTAAATACGTTAAAGATTTTCCAAGAGATTTCACAATTTATAACAATGCTGAATATAAAGGAAAAATGACTTTACTAGATGATATGAGAGAGGTTATGACTTCTGCTTTAGGAACTTTAGGATATCCTCAAACAACTGAAGATGAAGCTGCTATATCTCAAGCTGCTAATCTTGTAAAAGAGTGGAAAAAAAATATAGCTAAATTTGATTCTGAATCTTTTGGTAAAGGCTTTGCTAATGGTGATTTCTGGGTTGTACATTGCTATCCTGATAATGTTTTAAACGAATTAACTCCAGAACAGTTAGAAACAACTGAATTTATAATTCCAGAAAAAGGTGGTACAGCTTATATTGATTCGTTTGTTATCCCAAAAACTGCACCAAATAAAGAAGCTGCATATAAGTTTTTGGATTTTGTACAAAGACCTGAAAATTATAAGTTAATTGCAGAACATTTAAGAATTCCATCTATAAATATTCCTGCTAGAGAACTTATCACTGTTGAACCTCTATATTCAATTGATGATTTAAGACATACTGAAATTTTAAGAGATATTAAAAATACACTAGATCTTCAAAGTAAATATTGGCAAGAAATTCTTATTGATTAA